One Equus caballus isolate H_3958 breed thoroughbred chromosome 8, TB-T2T, whole genome shotgun sequence genomic window, AAAGGATTCATTGTGATAGTGACAGCTCTCTGACAGTAAGGTGACATATGGGTTTGAATCTATGGACTATGGCAAATTCAATGACAACGCTTAAGTGGTCTAAGATTGACAGTAGGGCAGTTCTACTCTATGAAGGTGATGTTCAGGACAAACAAAAATTACTATCCAAAAAGATTCTGGGTCTGCATTTCACTATAGAACTCTGTTACTTAGGAACATTATTATTAATGAGAATATGATTGAGATATTAAGAATATCGGTCCCGCCGCAGTCTTGCCTTGGGAAGGGAAAATGTTTCATTGCAAagaaaatcacaatgaaaagtTAGTCTtgcctcccttttctcctctcttcttgaggaggactcaagaaaatggaaataataaaggtaagGGGAAGATTTCAGCTCTGAAGAATAGCTTGCTAGCTTTCTTGAAAGTCAGGCATCATAGCCGCCGGCATGCATTTCCTCGGGGTCTCTCAGCTTTGGTTTTCCTTCTAGGGGAATGGAGCGAGGCCGGTGAGCGGGTCTGCTGAGTCCGCAGCACTCAGTCTACGTGCGCCTCTGCAGCAGGTGCAGGCCCAGTTGTCACCCCTCCAGAACCTCTCCCCATGGATTCTGACAGTGTGGACTCTTCAGACTCTGAGGTAGAGATTATTTAGATTTACTCAAGTACGATATAACTAGTTAATTCCATGTTTGATGCCTAACATCCCTAACCAGATAGATGAGGGCAGGAGAAGTTAGTTTTGGTTGGGTTAGAGGTGAACGTTGACTGCCTTACTGTTTCCAGGCGATTTAGGACATGGAGTAAAGTGTAGATAGATGGGTCTGGTGGGGCCCGGAGGTCATCCCGGAGCATAAGGATTAATTTTCATTATGGAACCTGGTACTTAAGTGTTCTAGGTAGATTCTCAGGTGCCTTCTCATAGTTGgactctgtttaattttttgccTTTTGCAGTCTGATATCCTGTTGGGCATTCTGTTCAACTTGGACCCAGTCATGTTCTTCAGATGTCCTTCCCCAGAATCGACCAGCCTGGAGCAACTCCCAGAGGTCTACCCAGAAGGACCCAGTTCCTTACCAGCCTCCCCTTCTCCATCACTGGGGACGTCATCAGCCAAGCTGGAAGCCATTAATGAACTGATTCGTTTTGACCACGTATATACCAAACCCCTAGTCTTAGAGATACCCTCTGAGACAGAGAGCCAAGCTAATGTGGTAGTGAAAATTGAGGAAGCACCCTCCAGCCCCTCAGAGAAAGATCACCCTGAACTCACTGTCTCAGTGAAGGAAGAACTTGTGGAAGATGACTTCATTCCAGAGCTGGGTATCTCAGATCTGCTTTCATCCAGCCACTGCCTGAAGCCATCTTCCTGCCTACTGGATGCTTATAGTGACTGTAGATATGAGGGCTCTTCTTCCCCCTTCAGCGACATGTCCTCTCTGCTTGGTGCAGACCATTCTTGGGAGGACACTTTTGCCAATGAACTGTTTCCCCAGCTGATTAGTGTCTAAGGAGCGATCGAGTACTGTTGCCCTTTTCCTTGACTAATACATTGCCTGGAAGATAGCAGAGAAGCCTGCCTGCTCCATTCAAAAAGCCAAAGTAGAGGGTGTACAGTCCGAGAGAATTCCTCGAAAGTATTTGTCTGTTCAAACCTCATTAGGTCACCCCAAGTATTGGTTTTTGACATTCAACAGTGCAAGGTACTCAGATATACTACTGTAATCGAGAATTAAAGCTTTTGAGGTTGTACCTTTATTTTAGGGCATTAGTTTGCCCTAAAATACTTATGTAAGGGTCACTGGACAAACGTCTCAGACATGGAATTTATGAATGGCCCTTCATCATTCCTTTCCCCTTCTCAGCTTCCCAGGCTCGCCTCCAATTTTAGGTCCTTTAGTTTGCTTCTCCAAGCAGAGAACACCTACCTGAGGGGGCTCCTTTTCCCTCATTTACAGTTCAAGTAAAGATCAAGAATCTTttacaaaattatagaaatttacTATGTAAATGCTTAATGGAATCTTTCCCTGCTAGTGTAACTTTTGGAAGGtgctttctccatttatttaaaacctACCCGTGCAATTAAAAAGTGCAATGCAGTGTCTTTGTTCTTTGATTCCTTCTTGGGCCTTAAGTCTTACTGTGCTTGCTCTAGGTGTCTCACTGTTTGCCATGGTAGTGACTTATCCAACTTGAGTAAGCATGCCACTTTTTAGTGACTGAAGGCACTTCCCCCTTAATTAGTACCTCTTTCAATTCCTGGCTGCCGTAAGTGATATAATCTACTCTTGAAGCAGTTTTatatttctaacagtttcttCAGCCCAACTGACCAATATCCCacctagtaagtggcagagttagaACTCTTAACAAGGGTTTGCTATACCACTTTATGTTAGAGAAGGACATGCCATTAAATACCAAGATTCTCTTGCCATGATTATAGGGATTAAGAGCATTTTCTATCTCAAAACCCCTGGGTTCAATTCTGCCACTGGTTGGCCGAGTAACATTGGACATAGATCacttatttcctcatctataaagggGCATAAtagtctttttctcttaaagcTTACTGGAGAATTAAAAGATGATGCACTATAAACACTTAGTATATGCCAGGCACCATCCCCAAGCACTCAGGAGTTAATTATTACCTCCTAATCCACTTTGGAAGGGTTTTAATCTCTTAAAGAGGTATATACACTGTAGAACTGGTTTCAAAAAGAAGGAACCTGTTCAAGAAAAAGTCCTGGGGACATGAATACAACCCCAAAGCTACAGAGACTGGATAACCTCATCATCCTTCATGGTGCATCTTTCCCTTGGGATTCCTCTTAGATGACATTAAAGGGCTTCCCTCATTTATACAAATTATTTCACCTATGCCAGCATTATGCCAATATTTATTAAGACTACCTCTGGGGAGGTCAAAGTGAATGAGTGGACAAATAAGGTGGGATTCAAAGAATCCCAAGCTGCAAGGCAAAGCAGGCTATAATTTCAGCCAAGTACAGGGGACTGTGTTTGGAATGACTGGAGGCACGTCCACAAGCATACCAGGAGGCAAGACAGCCTAAGATACCTGCTTGCTGAAGTCAGAGCCCGATCCTAGTGCTTGGCAATACAAGCTTGCTAAAGCTCTGAGTTTCTGGATCCTAAATGTAAGGACAACCTCCAGCTGTCCCCATGATTAAAAACCTGATCACCTGATTTTCTAGAACTGAAAACTTAAGTGCTGAAAATCTATTTAGGGATTGTATAGACAGCTGTAATTACAGATGTATTTTAACCTCCATCGTAACAGAACAAGCAGCTGGAGATTGAGGCTCAAGTAATTTACATTCAGTGACATCACATGAAAGAGGCAGCTGTACTAACAGGAATAACGAATGGGACAGACATAACCTATAGATGATCAGGGTTTTCATTTCCTGCACAGATGGGTGAGAATTACTCAACACACTGTGCTCAGCCTTGAGAAAACACCTGGTATTCAAGGACATTTTCATATTGAAACACTAAATTGAATGGTTAGAAATAAAAATCCAGACCTTTTTCTGCAAAACCAAGGCAAGATTTCTATTAAATGCAAAAGGCTGtccataaataatattaaaagaatcAGATGACAGATGTCTGCACACCATTTCCCTGGGCCTTGGAACACCAACCTATGCGCGTGTCTCCCGGCTTCTCTACTAGGTATGCTTCTCGGGCAGACACAAAGTAGGGAGAGAACTGTAGGCAGAAGGTAATGCTGCCTACTCCAGGAATATTGTATGGCATCAGCTACATTCTAACCACCTAAGAAGTACATCTGTACCCTATTATTCCTAAAGTTCATTAAGGCACACAAAGACTGGCTTGTTTACCCAATAATTATTTGCTGAAAGACAACATCCTTGTCTTGCTGGAGCTGTAGTCTAACACGATATTCTAACTGCATGTAGCTCGTCTCTAAAATGCCACTGGTAAAATATTTGAACCAAATCTATATACACAAAACTATATACCCTCAAGGAGTTTAGCATTACATTGCCTGAACACTGGATTGTAGATTATTTCAATGAAATCTAAATTACATTTTAGGTATTGCTGCAAAAAGACCGTAAAACCACTGGTCAAGCAGGAAGAACACTGGGCCTGCTGAGTTGAGTTATAACATTAAGTTATCACTATCTACTTAGGCTTTAGTTTCCAAacctgtaaaataaagaaattagacAGCTTTGAGCTGTGATTTCCAAATTTTGGTGAAAAACAAAGCAATATCCTGAATCTTCTGTAATTGCAACCCAAACTTAACTCCACCTGCCCACAAATCAGGGATCCACATTTAAGAAACAATGGTTGTAAATATGCAGGCAATACTGCCACCCAGTGACCTGTCAACTCTTAAGGAATGACCATGTAACTGAACCTCATGGAATCTccctatttcctatttttaaaggtcccaaatctgtaaaaaaaaaaaaaaaaaaaaaccaaaaaacaaaacaacaagacAACTGTGAACTTTCTATACCATTTCCAACTCCCTATTTGAACATTTTTGAAGACTCAGCCACCACTGCCATCTGAATACTGGCAATCAATCACCACTGCAAATCAGTGCTGTTGACTGACAACAGCAGTGAATTGCTAAGTGAGAGTGGAAAGCATTCTGTGGGTTTTAGAATTGCAAAACATAGTCTGCCTATTTTGGAAATAACTAATTCATTTATGAAACTTACTTTTAACCCAACATAATCATCTCTTCAGAATAAATTTAAGCCTTTCACAGATATGAATGCTGCTTCAAATACAATTTGGAAGAAAGCAAAGCAGTAGTTGATTTCATTTACTTAAGTGCAGGGATACAAATCTATCAAAAAGTCCAAAACACAAGttttattgaaaacaataaaatacagaaacacCGGATTctcattgtaaaataaaattgacatcTTCCA contains:
- the XBP1 gene encoding LOW QUALITY PROTEIN: X-box-binding protein 1 (The sequence of the model RefSeq protein was modified relative to this genomic sequence to represent the inferred CDS: deleted 2 bases in 1 codon) encodes the protein MVVVAAAQSPAVGGPKVLLLSSKPAAAAAAGSPAGRALPLMVPGQQGASPEEASGGPSQARKRQRLTHLSPEEKALRRKLKNRVAAQTARDRKKARMSELEQQVVDLEEENQKLLLENQLLREKTHGLVVENQELRQRLGMDALGTEEEAETKGNGARPVSGSAERSTQSTCASAAGAGPVVTPPEPLPMDSDSVDSSDSESDILLGILFNLDPVMFFRCPSPESTSLEQLPEVYPEGPSSLPASPSPSLGTSSAKLEAINELIRFDHVYTKPLVLEIPSETESQANVVVKIEEAPSSPSEKDHPELTVSVKEELVEDDFIPELGISDLLSSSHCLKPSSCLLDAYSDCRYEGSSSPFSDMSSLLGADHSWEDTFANELFPQLISV